The following are from one region of the Stanieria cyanosphaera PCC 7437 genome:
- a CDS encoding HAD family hydrolase, which yields MTLKAILFDFNGVIINDEAIHQELINHILLGENLRPEESEYREICLGRSDRICLKNILVHRGRFVTDEYIDKLVANKSLAYQEKLTQLETLPIYPEITEFLAQIQQRGLIIGLVTGALKAEVQLVLQRAKIESYFSVIVAGDDINQSKPEPDGYLLAVQLINQNNHNLNLQPSECLAIEDTYAGIEAAKKAGIQVVGIANTHPFHMLQRKANWTVDYLSDLELDRINQVCLSL from the coding sequence ATGACTTTAAAAGCAATTTTATTTGACTTCAACGGCGTAATTATTAATGACGAAGCGATTCATCAAGAACTAATTAATCATATTCTCCTCGGTGAAAATCTACGTCCAGAAGAATCAGAATATCGAGAAATTTGTTTGGGAAGAAGCGATCGCATTTGTCTCAAAAATATTCTCGTTCATCGCGGTAGATTTGTAACAGATGAATATATTGATAAATTAGTAGCCAATAAAAGCCTAGCTTACCAAGAAAAATTAACACAATTAGAAACCTTACCTATTTATCCTGAAATAACAGAATTTCTAGCTCAAATTCAACAAAGAGGATTAATAATTGGTTTAGTTACAGGAGCATTAAAAGCAGAAGTACAATTAGTTCTACAACGTGCCAAGATAGAATCCTATTTTTCTGTCATAGTAGCTGGAGATGACATCAATCAAAGCAAACCCGAACCAGATGGCTATCTACTAGCAGTTCAATTAATTAATCAAAACAATCATAACCTCAATTTACAACCATCCGAATGTTTAGCGATCGAAGATACCTATGCTGGAATTGAAGCTGCCAAAAAAGCTGGTATCCAAGTAGTAGGAATTGCCAACACCCATCCTTTTCATATGTTGCAGCGTAAAGCTAACTGGACAGTAGATTATTTATCTGATCTCGAACTAGATCGAATTAATCAAGTTTGTTTATCTCTCTAA
- the ispE gene encoding 4-(cytidine 5'-diphospho)-2-C-methyl-D-erythritol kinase: MHSYSLIAPAKINLYLEILGDRYDGFHELVMILQSIELADKIHIKPSDAEDIRLHCNHPQVPKDKSNLAYRAAKLICDTFPDVYANYGGIDLTIEKNIPVAAGLAGGSTNAAAVLVGLNLMWQLGLTHPELQDLAAQLGSDIPFCLSGGTAIATGRGEKLDPIRNLNNLWVVLAKYNNLSVSTAWAYQTYRQQYSQSYLSDPEDIKLRRAEVHSSPLVKAIIEQNGVKIGKLLYNDLEKIVLTHHSQVAQVKIAFAELDVLGTMMSGSGPTVFALCESEQKAQQVKQQVEASISDPELSLWVTKLSSGGIQLADDH, encoded by the coding sequence ATGCATTCTTATTCTTTAATTGCTCCTGCTAAAATTAATCTTTATCTAGAAATACTTGGCGATCGCTATGATGGATTTCATGAGTTAGTGATGATTTTGCAAAGCATCGAACTAGCAGACAAAATTCACATCAAACCAAGCGATGCCGAAGATATTCGTCTTCACTGTAATCATCCTCAAGTACCTAAAGACAAGTCTAATTTGGCTTATCGGGCTGCTAAACTAATTTGCGATACTTTTCCCGACGTTTATGCCAACTATGGTGGGATTGATCTTACTATTGAAAAAAATATTCCTGTAGCAGCAGGTTTGGCAGGAGGTTCTACCAATGCAGCAGCCGTTTTAGTAGGACTCAATTTGATGTGGCAACTCGGTTTAACTCACCCAGAATTACAAGATTTGGCAGCCCAATTAGGTTCAGATATCCCTTTTTGTCTATCTGGAGGAACTGCGATCGCAACTGGTCGAGGAGAAAAACTAGACCCAATTAGAAATCTCAATAATTTATGGGTTGTTCTCGCTAAATATAACAATCTCAGCGTTTCTACTGCTTGGGCTTATCAAACCTATCGCCAACAATATAGTCAATCTTATCTTAGCGATCCAGAAGATATTAAATTACGAAGGGCAGAAGTTCATTCTAGTCCCTTAGTGAAAGCAATTATTGAGCAAAATGGAGTAAAAATTGGTAAACTACTGTACAACGACTTAGAAAAAATAGTTTTAACCCACCATTCTCAAGTAGCTCAAGTAAAAATAGCTTTTGCTGAATTAGATGTTTTAGGAACAATGATGTCTGGTTCTGGTCCTACGGTTTTTGCCCTTTGTGAATCCGAACAAAAAGCTCAACAAGTCAAACAACAAGTAGAAGCAAGTATAAGCGATCCTGAATTAAGTTTGTGGGTTACTAAGCTTTCTAGTGGCGGAATTCAACTAGCTGATGACCATTGA
- a CDS encoding class I SAM-dependent methyltransferase, with protein MAVRQDTLWQKFLQPIFNLLIERESLQQLADRIDWQTSCDRLTNSDLVYPQYYSSQNFHGIKNGYLTSGAAVTYDPVTQYVLPPNETWVRQELIQVIAGQPRRILDLGCGTGSTTIMLKQAFPDAEVIGLDLSPYMLVMADYKAKQAGLNIQWQHGKAEATPFANQQFDLVTASLLFHETPPAISQAILQECFRLLVPGGQVIILDGNQKTLRHTEWLTNIFEEPYIQAYAASSVDAWLGAAGFVNIRTEEVWLTNQVSWGQKPIPSNHPIQLQSIDNGQMPSPAW; from the coding sequence ATGGCAGTTCGTCAGGATACTCTTTGGCAAAAATTTTTACAACCGATTTTTAACCTTTTGATTGAGCGAGAATCTTTACAGCAGTTAGCTGACAGGATTGACTGGCAAACGAGTTGCGATCGCTTAACTAATTCTGATTTAGTTTATCCCCAGTATTATAGTTCGCAAAATTTCCATGGCATTAAAAATGGATATCTGACTTCTGGTGCAGCAGTAACTTACGACCCAGTTACTCAGTATGTTTTACCTCCTAATGAAACTTGGGTTAGACAAGAGTTGATTCAAGTCATTGCTGGACAACCACGCAGGATTTTGGATCTTGGCTGTGGTACGGGTTCAACTACAATTATGCTAAAACAAGCTTTTCCTGATGCTGAAGTGATTGGCTTAGATTTATCTCCTTATATGCTAGTGATGGCAGACTATAAAGCCAAGCAAGCAGGATTAAACATCCAATGGCAACATGGCAAAGCAGAAGCAACCCCTTTCGCCAACCAGCAATTTGATTTAGTTACCGCCTCTTTATTGTTTCACGAAACTCCTCCTGCGATTTCCCAAGCAATTTTGCAAGAATGTTTTCGTCTCTTAGTACCAGGGGGACAAGTAATTATTCTCGATGGCAATCAAAAAACTCTTCGTCATACTGAATGGTTAACTAATATTTTTGAAGAACCATATATTCAAGCTTATGCTGCTAGCAGTGTTGATGCTTGGTTGGGTGCAGCAGGTTTTGTCAACATCCGTACCGAAGAAGTTTGGTTGACAAATCAAGTTAGTTGGGGACAAAAACCAATCCCTAGCAATCATCCAATTCAATTACAATCAATAGATAATGGACAAATGCCATCACCTGCTTGGTAA